From a single Pelmatolapia mariae isolate MD_Pm_ZW linkage group LG20, Pm_UMD_F_2, whole genome shotgun sequence genomic region:
- the hipk1a gene encoding homeodomain-interacting protein kinase 1 isoform X2 — protein sequence MASQLQVFSSPSVSSSAYSRSKRLKVENPSWDASSQLGDNGYYQQSPTQGAAPSTSGSNFNQVYSSNQVHPPTAGSREQTVVRAADSTGSLCGPPSSSSSSSSSSRRIKDAESSSQPSDLYHKQYSLKRKSEEVDSSDSVQILEELSAPVVSNRTGGGGGGTTTAQSIAHSTSTTKSSNSHSEGDYQLVQHEILCSMSNSYEVLEFLGRGTFGQVAKCWKRGTNEIVAIKILKNHPSYARQGQIEVSILSRLSTENADEFNFVRSYECFQHKNHTCLVFEMLEQNLYDFLKHSKFSPLMLKCIRPILQQVATALMKLKSLGLIHADLKPENIMLVDPLRQPYRVKVIDFGSASHVSKAVCSTYLQSRYYRAPEIILGLPFCEAIDMWSLGCVIAELFLGWPLYPGASEYDQIRYISQTQGLPAEYLLSAGTKTSRFFNRGPDSSYPLWRLKTPAEHEAEMGIKSKEARKYIFNCLDDMMQVNMTNLEGTDILAEKADRREFIDLLKKMLTLDADKRITPMKTLNHPFVTMTHLLHFPHSSHVKSCFQNMDICKRRCSAFENGKNMFASNNTPSAATNLTVTFSSQLNQHNQMTSTGGQSLSLSSNVPLLNYQPGLYQQATINIPGLTQQGVPLQTRPTQLCTQTEPFQQTLIVCPPTIQGLQTSNKPSAYPVRMENSVPLVPQNQSSQSLHIQPSMLAQGWPAGTQQILIPSTWQQMPGMSIHNPGQAVVPESPMGAHISDSQQTSGWRGRHGSQYDSVNQHDSGAGRHTGTQNHSSGAAHSRSQQGKRSKARHAESRPRPVSSVQPATNVVNSTSFAGDQSQPIVISDTPSPAVSIITIHSDSEDEDDTKFPAACSGTSQRTNVISCVTVHDSHDSDSSTSSPLSPKTSSQPTKSLAVIMPSVKSQPGESTTHKAPAASDQATSGSVKSKKASTQASGRSGDSTTERNQRAASSRSQPLNLSQLQQSVMPSSHEQTANSSSLRRQPTYPPPVSSHSSYRLHESTLFGSTPNLYAYPASAALASVSQAVDQMQGGTSRHGRASGAYSSLALLQKNSSLALGGSAPGQYGNNHQQQQQQQQLVAQPFQRSGAAYQRKLNQYPYL from the exons ATGGCGTCGCAGCTCCAGGTGTTCTCCTCCCCCTCTGTGTCCTCCAGTGCCTACTCTCGCTCAAAGAGACTTAAAGTGGAGAACCCCTCCTGGGATGCATCCAGCCAGCTGGGAGACAATGGTTACTACCAGCAGAGCCCTACCCAGGGAGCTGCACCCTCAACCTCTGGCTCCAACTTTAACCAAGTGTACAGTTCCAACCAGGTCCACCCGCCAACGGCCGGCTCAAGGGAGCAGACGGTGGTGCGGGCAGCAGACAGCACGGGCAGCCTTTGCGGGCctccttcatcctcctcttcatcttcctcctctaGCCGGCGAATCAAGGATGCAGAGTCCTCCTCCCAGCCGTCCGACCTCTACCACAAGCAGTACAGCCTGAAGAGGAAGAGTGAGGAGGTGGACAGCAGCGACAGCGTGCAGATACTGGAGGAGCTCTCCGCCCCCGTGGTCTCAAACCGCACTGGTGGCGGTGGCGGGGGAACCACCACAGCTCAGTCCATAGCacactccacctccaccaccaaGAGCAGCAACTCCCACAGCGAGGGCGACTATCAGCTGGTGCAGCACGAGATCCTGTGCTCCATGTCCAACAGTTATGAGGTGCTTGAGTTTCTGGGACGCGGCACCTTCGGTCAGGTGGCTAAATGCTGGAAGCGGGGCACAAATGAGATAGTGGCCATTAAAATCTTGAAGAACCATCCCTCTTATGCTCGGCAAGGGCAAATTGAG GTGAGTATCCTCAGCAGGCTGAGCACGGAAAATGCCGATGAGTTCAACTTTGTCCGCTCGTACGAGTGTTTCCAGCACAAGAATCACACGTGCCTTGTGTTTGAGATGCTGGAGCAGAACCTTTACGACTTCCTGAAGCACAGCAAGTTCAGCCCTCTGATGCTCAAGTGCATCCGGCCAATCCTGCAGCAGGTCGCCACCGCGCTAATGAAGCTGAAGAGCCTGGGGCTGATCCATGCCGACCTGAAGCCTGAAAACATCATGCTGGTAGACCCTCTGAGGCAGCCATACAGGGTGAAGGTCATTGATTTCGGCTCGGCGAGCCATGTTTCCAAAGCTGTATGCTCAACTTACCTGCAGTCTCGATATTACAG AGCTCCAGAGATTATCCTGGGCCTTCCTTTCTGTGAAGCCATCGATATGTGGTCTTTGGGATGTGTCATTGCTGAGCTGTTCTTGGGATGGCCCCTTTATCCCGGTGCCTCAGAGTATGACCAG ATTCGCTACATTTCTCAGACCCAGGGTCTTCCAGCAGAGTACCTCCTTAGTGCAGGAACCAAGACCAGCCGCTTTTTCAACCGAGGCCCTGACTCGAGCTACCCGCTGTGGAGGCTCAAA acaCCTGCAGAGCACGAGGCAGAGATGGGCATCAAGTCGAAGGAGGCAAGAAAATACATCTTCAACTGTCTGGATGACATGATGCAG GTGAACATGACAAACCTGGAGGGCACAGACATCCTGGCAGAGAAGGCTGACAGACGGGAGTTTATAGACCTGCTGAAGAAGATGCTGACACTCGACGCTGACAAAAGGATCACACCTATGAAGACGCTGAACCACCCATTTGTTACCATGACCCACCTGCTGCACTTCCCGCACAGCTCACA TGTCAAGTCCTGCTTCCAAAATATGGATATATGTAAACGCCGATGCAGCGCCTTTGAGAACGGAAAAAATATGTTTGCAAGCAACAACACTCCGAGCGCAGCAACAAACCTCACCGTCACATTCAGTAGCCAACTTAATCAGCACAATCAA ATGACCTCTACAGGAGGCCAGTCACTGTCTCTCAGTAGTAATGTCCCACTGCTGAACTATCAGCCTGGCCTCTACCAGCAGGCCACCATCAACATCCCTGGTCTGACCCAGCAGGGAGTTCCTCTGCAAACCAGACCCACCCAGCTCTGCACCCAGACCGAGCCCTTCCAGCAGACACTTATTGTTTGCCCACCAACCATCCAGG GTCTTCAAACCTCCAACAAGCCATCTGCTTACCCAGTGAGAATGGAAAACTCAGTACCCTTAGTCCCTCAGAACCAGTCCTCCCAGTCTCTTCACATCCAGCCCAGCATGCTGGCACAG GGCTGGCCAGCGGGAACACAGCAGATTCTAATCCCTTCCACATGGCAACAGATGCCTGGCATGTCCATTCACAACCCGGGGCAGGCTGTGGTGCCAGAGTCCCCCATGGGAGCCCACATCTCCGACAGTCAGCAGACTTCAGGCTGGAG GGGTCGCCATGGCAGCCAATACGATAGCGTTAACCAGCACGACTCTGGTGCTGGCCGTCATACTGGGACCCAAAACCACAGCTCAGGGGCCGCTCACTCGAGATCCCAACAGGGCAAGAGATCAAAGGCTCGACACGCTGAGAGCAGACCCAG GCCAGTGTCCTCAGTTCAACCAGCCACCAATGTGGTCAACAGCACTTCCTTTGCCGGTGACCAGTCTCAGCCCATTGTTATCTCTGACACACCAAGCCCTGCCGTCAGCATCATCACCATTCACAGCGACTCTGAAGATGAGGATGATACAAAGTTTCCTGCTGCCTG CTCTGGAACAAGCCAGAGAACCAATGTGATCAGCTGTGTGACTGTGCACGACTCCCATGACTCAGACTCCTCTACCAGCAGCCCCCTGAGCCCCAAAACCTCCTCTCAGCCTACAAAGTCTCTAGCAGTCATCATGCCCTCAGTTAAAAGCCAGCCTGGAGAAAGCACAACCCACAAGGCTCCAGCAGCTTCAG atcaagCTACAAGCGGCTCAGTAAAGTCCaaaaaggcatccacacaagcGTCCGGTCGGTCAGGAGATTCCACAACCGAGCGCAATCAGCGGGCTGCGTCCAGCAGATCTCAGCCTCTGAATCTGAGTCAG ctgcagcagtctgtgatGCCATCTTCTCATGAGCAAACAGCAAACAGTAGCTCCCTGAGGAGGCAGCCCACATATCCCCCTCCCGTCTCCTCCCACTCGTCCTACCGGCTCCACGAAAGCACCCTCTTTGGCTCGACGCCAAATCTGTATGCCTACCCGGCCTCTGCCGCCTTGGCCTCAGTGTCTCAGGCTGTAGACCAGATGCAGGGCGGTACCTCCCGCCATGGCAGGGCAAGCGGGGCTTACTCCTCTTTGGCTCTGCTTCAGAAGAACAGCAGCTTAGCCCTCGGGGGGTCTGCTCCAGGACAGTACGGCAACAACcatcaacaacagcagcagcagcaacagctggTGGCACAGCCTTTCCAACGCTCCGGTGCTGCTTACCAGCGAAAACTCAACCAATATCCCTACCTGTGA
- the hipk1a gene encoding homeodomain-interacting protein kinase 1 isoform X1 translates to MASQLQVFSSPSVSSSAYSRSKRLKVENPSWDASSQLGDNGYYQQSPTQGAAPSTSGSNFNQVYSSNQVHPPTAGSREQTVVRAADSTGSLCGPPSSSSSSSSSSRRIKDAESSSQPSDLYHKQYSLKRKSEEVDSSDSVQILEELSAPVVSNRTGGGGGGTTTAQSIAHSTSTTKSSNSHSEGDYQLVQHEILCSMSNSYEVLEFLGRGTFGQVAKCWKRGTNEIVAIKILKNHPSYARQGQIEVSILSRLSTENADEFNFVRSYECFQHKNHTCLVFEMLEQNLYDFLKHSKFSPLMLKCIRPILQQVATALMKLKSLGLIHADLKPENIMLVDPLRQPYRVKVIDFGSASHVSKAVCSTYLQSRYYRAPEIILGLPFCEAIDMWSLGCVIAELFLGWPLYPGASEYDQIRYISQTQGLPAEYLLSAGTKTSRFFNRGPDSSYPLWRLKTPAEHEAEMGIKSKEARKYIFNCLDDMMQVNMTNLEGTDILAEKADRREFIDLLKKMLTLDADKRITPMKTLNHPFVTMTHLLHFPHSSHVKSCFQNMDICKRRCSAFENGKNMFASNNTPSAATNLTVTFSSQLNQHNQMTSTGGQSLSLSSNVPLLNYQPGLYQQATINIPGLTQQGVPLQTRPTQLCTQTEPFQQTLIVCPPTIQGLQTSNKPSAYPVRMENSVPLVPQNQSSQSLHIQPSMLAQQGWPAGTQQILIPSTWQQMPGMSIHNPGQAVVPESPMGAHISDSQQTSGWRGRHGSQYDSVNQHDSGAGRHTGTQNHSSGAAHSRSQQGKRSKARHAESRPRPVSSVQPATNVVNSTSFAGDQSQPIVISDTPSPAVSIITIHSDSEDEDDTKFPAACSGTSQRTNVISCVTVHDSHDSDSSTSSPLSPKTSSQPTKSLAVIMPSVKSQPGESTTHKAPAASDQATSGSVKSKKASTQASGRSGDSTTERNQRAASSRSQPLNLSQLQQSVMPSSHEQTANSSSLRRQPTYPPPVSSHSSYRLHESTLFGSTPNLYAYPASAALASVSQAVDQMQGGTSRHGRASGAYSSLALLQKNSSLALGGSAPGQYGNNHQQQQQQQQLVAQPFQRSGAAYQRKLNQYPYL, encoded by the exons ATGGCGTCGCAGCTCCAGGTGTTCTCCTCCCCCTCTGTGTCCTCCAGTGCCTACTCTCGCTCAAAGAGACTTAAAGTGGAGAACCCCTCCTGGGATGCATCCAGCCAGCTGGGAGACAATGGTTACTACCAGCAGAGCCCTACCCAGGGAGCTGCACCCTCAACCTCTGGCTCCAACTTTAACCAAGTGTACAGTTCCAACCAGGTCCACCCGCCAACGGCCGGCTCAAGGGAGCAGACGGTGGTGCGGGCAGCAGACAGCACGGGCAGCCTTTGCGGGCctccttcatcctcctcttcatcttcctcctctaGCCGGCGAATCAAGGATGCAGAGTCCTCCTCCCAGCCGTCCGACCTCTACCACAAGCAGTACAGCCTGAAGAGGAAGAGTGAGGAGGTGGACAGCAGCGACAGCGTGCAGATACTGGAGGAGCTCTCCGCCCCCGTGGTCTCAAACCGCACTGGTGGCGGTGGCGGGGGAACCACCACAGCTCAGTCCATAGCacactccacctccaccaccaaGAGCAGCAACTCCCACAGCGAGGGCGACTATCAGCTGGTGCAGCACGAGATCCTGTGCTCCATGTCCAACAGTTATGAGGTGCTTGAGTTTCTGGGACGCGGCACCTTCGGTCAGGTGGCTAAATGCTGGAAGCGGGGCACAAATGAGATAGTGGCCATTAAAATCTTGAAGAACCATCCCTCTTATGCTCGGCAAGGGCAAATTGAG GTGAGTATCCTCAGCAGGCTGAGCACGGAAAATGCCGATGAGTTCAACTTTGTCCGCTCGTACGAGTGTTTCCAGCACAAGAATCACACGTGCCTTGTGTTTGAGATGCTGGAGCAGAACCTTTACGACTTCCTGAAGCACAGCAAGTTCAGCCCTCTGATGCTCAAGTGCATCCGGCCAATCCTGCAGCAGGTCGCCACCGCGCTAATGAAGCTGAAGAGCCTGGGGCTGATCCATGCCGACCTGAAGCCTGAAAACATCATGCTGGTAGACCCTCTGAGGCAGCCATACAGGGTGAAGGTCATTGATTTCGGCTCGGCGAGCCATGTTTCCAAAGCTGTATGCTCAACTTACCTGCAGTCTCGATATTACAG AGCTCCAGAGATTATCCTGGGCCTTCCTTTCTGTGAAGCCATCGATATGTGGTCTTTGGGATGTGTCATTGCTGAGCTGTTCTTGGGATGGCCCCTTTATCCCGGTGCCTCAGAGTATGACCAG ATTCGCTACATTTCTCAGACCCAGGGTCTTCCAGCAGAGTACCTCCTTAGTGCAGGAACCAAGACCAGCCGCTTTTTCAACCGAGGCCCTGACTCGAGCTACCCGCTGTGGAGGCTCAAA acaCCTGCAGAGCACGAGGCAGAGATGGGCATCAAGTCGAAGGAGGCAAGAAAATACATCTTCAACTGTCTGGATGACATGATGCAG GTGAACATGACAAACCTGGAGGGCACAGACATCCTGGCAGAGAAGGCTGACAGACGGGAGTTTATAGACCTGCTGAAGAAGATGCTGACACTCGACGCTGACAAAAGGATCACACCTATGAAGACGCTGAACCACCCATTTGTTACCATGACCCACCTGCTGCACTTCCCGCACAGCTCACA TGTCAAGTCCTGCTTCCAAAATATGGATATATGTAAACGCCGATGCAGCGCCTTTGAGAACGGAAAAAATATGTTTGCAAGCAACAACACTCCGAGCGCAGCAACAAACCTCACCGTCACATTCAGTAGCCAACTTAATCAGCACAATCAA ATGACCTCTACAGGAGGCCAGTCACTGTCTCTCAGTAGTAATGTCCCACTGCTGAACTATCAGCCTGGCCTCTACCAGCAGGCCACCATCAACATCCCTGGTCTGACCCAGCAGGGAGTTCCTCTGCAAACCAGACCCACCCAGCTCTGCACCCAGACCGAGCCCTTCCAGCAGACACTTATTGTTTGCCCACCAACCATCCAGG GTCTTCAAACCTCCAACAAGCCATCTGCTTACCCAGTGAGAATGGAAAACTCAGTACCCTTAGTCCCTCAGAACCAGTCCTCCCAGTCTCTTCACATCCAGCCCAGCATGCTGGCACAG CAGGGCTGGCCAGCGGGAACACAGCAGATTCTAATCCCTTCCACATGGCAACAGATGCCTGGCATGTCCATTCACAACCCGGGGCAGGCTGTGGTGCCAGAGTCCCCCATGGGAGCCCACATCTCCGACAGTCAGCAGACTTCAGGCTGGAG GGGTCGCCATGGCAGCCAATACGATAGCGTTAACCAGCACGACTCTGGTGCTGGCCGTCATACTGGGACCCAAAACCACAGCTCAGGGGCCGCTCACTCGAGATCCCAACAGGGCAAGAGATCAAAGGCTCGACACGCTGAGAGCAGACCCAG GCCAGTGTCCTCAGTTCAACCAGCCACCAATGTGGTCAACAGCACTTCCTTTGCCGGTGACCAGTCTCAGCCCATTGTTATCTCTGACACACCAAGCCCTGCCGTCAGCATCATCACCATTCACAGCGACTCTGAAGATGAGGATGATACAAAGTTTCCTGCTGCCTG CTCTGGAACAAGCCAGAGAACCAATGTGATCAGCTGTGTGACTGTGCACGACTCCCATGACTCAGACTCCTCTACCAGCAGCCCCCTGAGCCCCAAAACCTCCTCTCAGCCTACAAAGTCTCTAGCAGTCATCATGCCCTCAGTTAAAAGCCAGCCTGGAGAAAGCACAACCCACAAGGCTCCAGCAGCTTCAG atcaagCTACAAGCGGCTCAGTAAAGTCCaaaaaggcatccacacaagcGTCCGGTCGGTCAGGAGATTCCACAACCGAGCGCAATCAGCGGGCTGCGTCCAGCAGATCTCAGCCTCTGAATCTGAGTCAG ctgcagcagtctgtgatGCCATCTTCTCATGAGCAAACAGCAAACAGTAGCTCCCTGAGGAGGCAGCCCACATATCCCCCTCCCGTCTCCTCCCACTCGTCCTACCGGCTCCACGAAAGCACCCTCTTTGGCTCGACGCCAAATCTGTATGCCTACCCGGCCTCTGCCGCCTTGGCCTCAGTGTCTCAGGCTGTAGACCAGATGCAGGGCGGTACCTCCCGCCATGGCAGGGCAAGCGGGGCTTACTCCTCTTTGGCTCTGCTTCAGAAGAACAGCAGCTTAGCCCTCGGGGGGTCTGCTCCAGGACAGTACGGCAACAACcatcaacaacagcagcagcagcaacagctggTGGCACAGCCTTTCCAACGCTCCGGTGCTGCTTACCAGCGAAAACTCAACCAATATCCCTACCTGTGA
- the sdf4 gene encoding 45 kDa calcium-binding protein — protein MAVWRKLWCRNLLAVSLLFYMLLHIIDVHARPANMSASKDKSPSSKDENEILPPDHLNGLKMELDGHLNKDFHQEVFLGKEIEEFDEDSEPRRNRKKLIEIFTKVDFNRDRSISAKEMQRWIMEKTEEHFQEAKKENKNSFRAVDPDGDGHVTWDEYRVKFLASKGFNEKEIAEKIKNNQDLKLDEETQEVLESLKDRWFQADNLPADQLLNEEEFLSFLHPEHSRGMLKYMVKEIVRDLDQDGDKRLTLSEFISLPVGTVENQQAAEIEDEWVRERKKEFEEVIDSNRDGIVTMDELEEYMDPMNEHNALNEAKQMIAVADENQNHNLELDEILKYSEYFTGSKLMDYARNVHEEF, from the exons ATGGCTGTTTGGAGGAAACTGTGGTGCAGAAACCTCCTGGCTGTGTCTCTGCTTTTCTACATGCTCCTCCACATCATTGATGTGCACGCACGGCCAGCCAACATGTCAGCCTCTAAAGATAAGTCTCCATCCAGCAAAGACGAGAACGAGATTCTTCCCCCAGATCACCTGAACgggttgaagatggagctggaCGGCCACCTCAATAAGGACTTCCACCAGGAGGTTTTTCTGGGGAAGGAGATTGAGGAGTTTGATGAGGATTCAGAGCCGAGGAGGAACAGAAAGAAGCTTATTGAAATTTTTACCAA GGTCGACTTCAACAGGGACAGGAGCATAAGTGCCAAGGAGATGCAGCGCTGGATTATGGAGAAGACGGAGGAGCACTTTCAGGAAGCCAAGAAGGAGAACAAGAACAGTTTCCGTGCTGTCGATCCAGACGGCGATG GTCACGTGACATGGGATGAATACAGAGTGAAGTTTCTGGCCAGCAAAGGTTTCAATGAGAAAGAGATTGCggagaaaataaagaataacCAAGATCTGAAACTGGATGAGGAAA CTCAGGAGGTCCTGGAAAGCCTGAAGGACCGCTGGTTTCAGGCTGACAACCTTCCAGCTGACCAGCTGCTGAATGAGGAGGAGTTCTTGTCTTTCCTTCACCCTGAGCACAGCAGAGGCATGCTCAAGTACATGGTCAAGGAGATTGTGCGTGACTTAG ACCAGGACGGCGATAAGAGGCTGACACTGTCAGAGTTCATTTCTTTGCCCGTGGGCACTGTGGAGAACCAGCAGGCTGCAGAGATCGAAGATGAGTGGGtcagagagaggaagaaggagTTTGAGGAAGTCATCGATTCAAACCGCGACGGCATCGTAACCATGGATGAGCTGGAG GAGTACATGGACCCGATGAATGAGCACAACGCTTTGAATGAGGCCAAGCAGATGATCGCTGTTGCAGACGAGAATCAGAACCATAACTTGGAGCTGGACGAGATTCTCAAGTACAGCGAGTACTTCACTGGGAGCAAGCTCATGGATTATGCCAGAAACGTACACGAGGAGTTCTGA